In Methanothermobacter tenebrarum, the sequence CGTCCTCTTCTTGGAGTTTTTTCATCGCTAGGGGCATGTCACCCCTGAGGCGCGGTCCTAGGCTCTTTGGGTTGGGTTTGGCGTGTATTTTCATCCTTTCAAACTCTACAGTCACATCTAATCCTTTGGTGTTCGCCTGTTCCATAACAACTTCTTTAAGTGATTCCACAGCCTCAAGTATCCTTTTGTCCTCGGATACTACTGTTATATTCCTAACCGGCCATCTGAGCTTGTACTTTGCCTTGTCCCTTGCACGTGCACATGCTTCGATAACATCCCTTACAATATCCATTTTCTCTTCAAGATCCTCATCTATGAGTCCTGGATCGTATTCCCAGTCAAGCATGTGTATACTCTCTGGGACGTTAGGGTCAGCGCCCCTTACGAGATTCTGGTAAATGTCCTCCGTCAAATGGGGTGTTATAGGTGACATTATAATTATTAGAGTTCTAAGGACATTGTAGAGGGTATAATATGCTGCGATCTTGTCCGGGTCGTCCTTTTCGATCCATGTCCTGCTACGTATAAGCCTAACATACCATCTGCTAAGATCCTCCACTATAAAATCGTGCAACTCCCGCGTGGCCTTATGGAATAGGAGCTTTTCAAGTGCTCTTGTCACCTTCTCGGCTACTGAGTTTATCCTTGATAATATCCACTGATCTTCTGGCCTGAATTTAAATTCATCATGTTCATAGGGGTTGAAATCATCTAGGACCATATAGGTTGTTGCGAAAACATACACGTTCCAGAGGATGTTGAACATTTTATTAATATTTTTGAGTTCTTCCCATACAAATTTAAGATCCTCCCATGGTTTATTGGCCCAGAGGAGGTAAAATCTGAGGACGTCAACACCATATTTTTCTATGACCTCTTCGGGTTCGACAACGTTCCCCAGGGATTTGCTCATTTTCCTCCCTTCTTCATCGAGGGTGAACCCGTGCATGAGAACCTTCTGGTATGGTACCTGGTCCAGTGCTATGACTCCGCAGCCAAGCTGTGAATAAAACCAGCCTCTTGTCTGGTCGTGTCCTTCTGTTATGAAATCATAGGGGAACCATCTGTTGAATAATCTTTTTTCCTTTGGGTAGTAGAGTGACGCCCAACCAGCAACTCCAGAGTCGATCCAGACATCTAATACATCGGGTGTCCTCTTCATCTGTGAACCGCATTCACACTCTAGGATTATGTTATCCACGTAGGGTCTGTGTATGAAGTCGCCTTTGAGTTCTCCCTGGATCATGTTTTCCTTAAGTTCCTGGATGGACCCTATAACCTTGATCCTACCACATTTTTCACATATCCAGATGGGTAATGGTATCCCCCAGTATCTTTGCCTTGATATTGTCCAGTCCTTCGCGTTTTCGATCCAGTTGCGGAATCTGCTCTCACCAGCCCAACTTGGGATCCATTCAACCTTTTCGATCTCATCTAACATTTTATCTTTTATTTCTGTGATCTTCAGGAACCATTGTTGGGTTGCAAGGTATATTATTGGCGTCTTGCACCTCCAACAGAACCCGTAACGGTGTCTGATGGTCCCGGATTTGAAGAGCAGACCCTTTGATTTGAGGTCTTGGATAATATATGGATCGGCATCCTTCACAAATTGGCCCTCGTATTTGCCCGCTTCTTTCTTGAATTTCCCAGCCTCGTCCACTGGACAGAATATTGGCAGACCATACTTTTTACCTATTTCAAAGTCCTCCGGTCCGTGGCCCGGGGCTGTGTGCACGCATCCTGTCCCCTCCGTGAGGGTTACATGTTCACCTACTATTATATGATGTTTAATGTTCTTGTGGTATGGTACTTCCTCCTTGAGGGGATGTTCATATTTTAACCCTTCAAGTTCACTCCCCTTAACCTTCTTTATTATCTTATAATCTCCTAGTATGGCATCTGCCAGGGACTCTGCCAAAAGGTATGTCTCTTTACCAGTTTTCGCATAAATATAATCAAAGTCGGGGTGTACAGTTACCGCCATGTTGGCTGGGAGGGTCCATGGTGTTGTTGTCCATACTAGGATGAAGTGATCCTCTTCTTCTAGTGGGAATTTCACGTATACTGAAGGGTCTTCCTTTTCATGGTAGTCTATCTCGGCCAGTGCCAGGGCTGTTTCACAGCGGGGGCACCATGTTATAACCCTAAGATCATTTATGAGGAGGTTCTTTTTATGTGCCTGTTTTAGGGTCCACCAACAGGATTCCATATAATTGGGATCGAAAGTGATGTAAGGTTTCTCCCAATCCATCCAAACTCCCAGTCTCTTAAATTGTCCCGTCATTACCTCCTTGTTCTTAATGGCGAATTCTCTGCACTTTTCCACGAATTTTTCTATTCCTATTTTTTCTATCTCTTTCTTACTTTTTATGCCCAGTAGCCCCTCTACCTTATGTTCGATTGGGAGGCCGTGAGCATCCCAACCGGCTTGTCTTCTAACATGGAACCCCTTCATGCTCTTGAATCTCAAGTAGGTGTCCTTTATAATCTTATTCCATGCTGTCCCGAGGTGTATCCGACCGCTACAATAAGGTGGACCGTCTAGGAATGAATATCTTGGTTTATCCTTTCTGAGTCTTTTAATCCGCTCGTAGATATCCCTTTCTTCCCAGAAGTCCTGGACCTTCTCTTCGATACGGTGTGGTTGGTATGTTCTTTCAGCCTCCTGGATTGGCATAATAACTCTCCCATCTTAGAGGGTGTGAAAAATTAGAACGTTTTAAGTTTCCCTTTTATCAGCATGTCTGTTATGGCCCCTATATTCTCAAGCCATTCATCCATTATCCCTGAGATATCCCCTTCGACGTCTTCTATCCTGTAACCCTCCTCGAGGAGTACCTGGGACGTTGCAGTCTTTGGTTGGTTGATTGGCTTGCCTATCTGGCTCAGGATCATTATATGGACCTGTTTAACACCCTCCACTTCTCCTATGATATCTGAGGCCATCTGATTAGCTAGTAGGTTATATATTTTACCCACATGGTTTATTGGGTTTTTACCAGATGTGGCCTCCATCGACATTGGCCTGTTGGGTGTTATGAGCCCGTTCGCCCTGTTACCGCGCCCTGCTGAGCCGTCATCTCCCATCTCGGCTGATGTTCCCGTGACTGTTATATAAACTGATGGTTTTTCCTCATCATATCTGTCAGCCGTGTTTATGAACACTTCAACACTCCTCTCAGTGTATCTTCTGCTAAGATCTAGGATTTTCTCTTCTAGGATGTTTTTAACCTCTATGTACTCTTCAAGGTCTGCTATGTGTTTGTCGATCATGGCAACCGCGACTGTTAAGGTTATTTTGTCCTCTTCCCTTAAGCCCATGACCTTCACGTCTTCACCGACTGCTGGATATTTTCTTTTGAACTTTCTAGAATTTAGCAGCCTCTCAGTTTCAAGTACTATAGTTTCTGTCTCTGAGAATGGGGCGAATCCAACCCCAAATGATGTGTCATTTGATAATGGGGCGCTATCCCTCCTCGCGAACACATCCCTCAGTTCGCCGGAGCCGTGGCCTATCTTGCATTCTACTACAGTGCATGTTTCAACATCAAGGTTTCTTATATTCTCCTTCAAGTACTCCTTCGCTGCTCCTATCGCTATACAGTCAAGTCCTATCTTTTCATTATCAACTTCTGAGATGCCCCGGCCCGTTAAGAGTATGCTTATTGGTCTCAGTATTTCACCGCCACCAAATTTTGGCGCTGACTCGCCTGCTGTTATCTGAACCTCATCAGTGTTATGGTGCATAATAGCCCCAAAATGTTCCAGATAAGCATTGCAAAGCGCTCTGCTAACAGACTCTGCTATACCATCACTTATACTATCAGGGTGTCCTATACCCTTCCTTTCGACTATTTCTATTTTTTGCTCTTCGATTGACGGCTGTCTAAGTGGTTCTACAATTATGTTCCTCACAATGGTAACCTCCCGAGTCTATGAAAATAATTATTATGATAGATATGATTTTTTGAATTGATAATATAAATAATATTATAATCTGGGAGGTAGGGTGACCCTATTGAAAGTTTTGAACAAGACCAGAAATGAATGCCTTGGTAATGTGAAAATCGCAGACACGTTCATTTCAAGATTCAAAGGCCTAATGTTCAAAAAAGATATAAAAGGGGGTCTCTTATTAGAGATGCCAGATGGTAGGGGGTGTGGTGGTTCAAGTATTCACATGTTCTTCATGAGAATACCATTAGATGTTATATTCCTAGATTCAGAGAAAAGGGTTGTGGACCTGGCCACACTAAAACCATGGCAGATATACATACCAAAAAAACCTGCAAAATATATAATAGAACTTCCAAGGGGGAGGATAGCAGATTCCGGGACGAGGATAGGGGATATCATCGAATTCTACAAGTGATCCCAAAATTCCTTTGGTTCTTTGATAACCTGGACACCCTCTATACTCTCGAGGCGCCTCGTATTCTCCACATCCACACTCCTCATATGGAGTGTTATAATACTCCCACCTGATACAGCCCCATAAGGGCAAACCCTCTGACAATTCCCACATCCTATACATTTTAGAAGTTGTATTTCCACCCCCGGTATTATCGCATCCTGTGGACAAGCCGCAGCAGCATTACATGTTTCACACCTTCTGCAAATACTTAACTCCAACTTAGAGGGTATCACAGTCTCGACTTCACCCTCTTCCAAATCCACTGGTAATATTATCGTCCTAACTTTGCCTTTACCGGCTTGTGCAACCGCATTTGTGACGAGGGTGTCCGCTATCCCATGAACTATCTTGGCTACCGTATTTGCAGTTGCAGGTGACACTATAAGCAGGTCATAACGGCCAAGGGATAATCTTCCAGTTATGGGAAAACTGAAACCCTCATCCCTTTCTAGTACTAATTCTCTATAGTATCCTCCCTCTAATTTCTTAACACGTTCAAAAAGGCCATACATTCTCAGAACTTCTTCAGCGGCCCTTGAGACCATTATCGTGACCTTATGCTCCCTTGCAAGTTTTTCAAGTTCTTCGACGCTTTCAAGGAGTAAATGTCCGGCTCCCGTGAACGCCCATGCTATCCTCATCCTAGATCCATCCCATCAGATAATGTCCAGGTACTTATAGGCTTCTGACTCTTCAAATGCGTAATGGACCCTCGTATAATCGGACATGAACTCTGAAACTTCCTCCTTCACATCCTTTTTATCTATGATCACCCTTTTTATATATTCTGCTATCTCGCCCATCTCTGACTCCTTCATGCCACGCCTTGTAACTTCTTGGGTGCCTATACGTATACCCGAAGGGTCATTTGACCTGTTAACATCATCCCATGGGAGCAGATTCTTGTTCAATATGATATTGTTATCTTCAAGCCTTTTAGCGATCTCAACAGCCCTCCCAATATCTGAAACATCCATCACAAGCTGATGGGATTCCGTGAATCCAAAATCCTCACATAGAACATTAAACCCCAACTCATAGAGGCTTTCAGCGAGTTTTTTAGCATTCCTTATGGTGTCCTTTGCATAGGCCTCTCCAAATTCTAACATTTCAGCTGCAGTGATCCCAAGACCGGCAACATGATGCAAGTGATGGTTACTCACAAGCCCAGGGAATACCGCCTCGTCTATTCTTTCTGCCAGCTCCCGACCACATAAGATTATACCACCCTGTGGCCCTGGGAAAGTCTTATGTGTGCTGCCTACTAGAACATCAGCCCCCTCCTTCAGAGGATCCTGGAAACGTTTACCAGCGATCAAACCTAATACGTGAGCCCCGTCATACATTATACTGGCGCCCACTTCATCAGCAGCCTCCCTTGCCTCTTCTATAGGATGCGGGAACAAGAAAAGACTCCCACCTAAGATTATCAGTCTAGGTTTTAATTCGATAATCCTTTTTTTCATCTTCTCAGGGTCAATGTTCATCCTCTCCACGTCAAATGGGTGGGCCTGGATCCTTAACCCCCTCACACCAGCCGCGCTCACATTTGCATGGGACAAATGACCCCCATAGGGGATCTCTAATGCCATTATGGTGTCCCCTACACTTGTAAGTGCGAAGAATGATGCGAGGTTCGCCACCACACCAGATGTGGGTTGTACATTTGCATGTTCCGCGTTGAAAAGTTTTTTGCATAAATCTATTGCCAATTCTTCAATTTTATCTATATAATAACAGCCTTCATAGAACCGTTTACCTGGCAAGCCCTCCGCATATCTATGGGAGAGGTCAGAGGTTAGAGCTTCTTTAACTCGCGAACTTGTAATATTCTCACTGGCAATCAGATTGATACTATCCTCCATCCACTTATTATGGTCTTTCATGAAATTCCGGATCTTCTCAGCGTAAATTCGATTATCTACCATGGCTTATCTCCCTCACAGTTTATACAAGAAAATTTCATCCCCACATATTAAGAGTTGGGGGACTCTCATACACTATTATAGTTTAGGTTTTTATAGTATTTGTCCCATTAAAAATAGAAAAAACCGCCGAGTGTTATCTATAAAATTGTTTAAATGCCAGTTAAAGAAAGATAATTCTGTGAAAGTTTATCCTCTAAGCCTTTTCATTTCTTCCAGGTTGTGGATGATCCTCTTAGCGTGCTGGTATGGTATGCTGACCATCACATCTTCGTCTTTGAGGTTTTTCATGTGCCTTCTTGATCCCACATCTGCGAAACCATATGTTACTTGTCCTGTGAGGTATGGGCGGGCGCCCATGGTACTGCAGATGGGCCCGACATCGGCGCCGAGTGCATCTGAGATACTATCATATGCGTTGGCGTGTAATAATTCCATTGCCTGTTTGCCATTACATATGATGACTATTACATCTGGTGTGAATTTTGCCTTGGATAAGGGTGCGAATAGGATGCTGGAGAATATTCCGGGTTCTATTGCCATGTTTTTTTGCCATGACCTCTGGACTGATTGTATGCTATCATGGATTCCCATGGCGACTAGGAATGCCCCTGTTCTCATGTTCTTTGGGAATTCCTTGGGGTCCTTCATACCAGAGTATCTTGCACCTCCAAAGCATTCTTCTTCCTCTGCTGTTGAATAGAAGACTTCCCCTTCAAGTGCCTTATCTATTTTCTCGCAAAAACGGGATTTTCCCTTTTCTCTGGGTATGTCTTCTGGTTCTTTAACCGACCATGCGATTGCGACTGGTTCCTTTTCCAGGTTTAATAATCTTGTGAATTTTTCCGAGGTTTCTTTATTCAAAATAGGAGCCCCCCATAAAAAAAGTAAATTGTGTTGGGGGTTATTTTGCCGGTTCTTTGAATGCTGCTTCGATTTGTGCCATTATCTGTTTTGTCCTGAAGTGTTGTTGGTCCATTGCACCTGATGGGCATGCGGCTACACATGTTCCGCAGCCTTTACACAATGCAATGTTTACGTTTGCTTGGTCGTCTTTTATTTCAATGGCACCGAATGGGCATAATTCTACGCATACTTGGCATCCGCCGCAGACGTCTAGGTCTGTGACAGCCACTATCGGTTCGATTTCCACTTCTCCTTTGACCATTGGTATGGCTGCTCGGGCCGCTGCACCGGAGGATTGTGCTACTGAGTCTGGTATGTCCTTTGGACCCTGTGATACGCCTGCTAGGTATACTCCATCTGTTAGGGTGTCAACTGGTCTTAGTTTTGGGTGTGCTTCCATTAGGAACCCATCGGCTGACTTTGATAATCCGATGGTCTTTCTGAGGTCTTCGATTCCTTCTGGTGGTGTTAATCCGACGCCTAGGACGACCATGTCATATGTGTATTCTGTTGTTTTGCCGAGTAGGGTGTCCTCTGCTCTTACCGTTAATGTGAGGTCTGGGTTTTCTATTATCTCAGCTGCTCTTCCTCTGATGAATTTTATACCATATTGTTCTTGTGATCGTTTGTAGAATTCTTCGAATCCTTTACCAAATGCTCGGATATCCATGTAGTAGCATACTATTTCGGTTTCTGGAACCTTGTCTTTTATTAGTTGAGCGTTCTTCATGATGTACATGCAGCAGACCCTTGAACAGTATGGTTTTCCGATCTGTTCGTCCCTTGAACCGACA encodes:
- the ileS gene encoding isoleucine--tRNA ligase, with the protein product MPIQEAERTYQPHRIEEKVQDFWEERDIYERIKRLRKDKPRYSFLDGPPYCSGRIHLGTAWNKIIKDTYLRFKSMKGFHVRRQAGWDAHGLPIEHKVEGLLGIKSKKEIEKIGIEKFVEKCREFAIKNKEVMTGQFKRLGVWMDWEKPYITFDPNYMESCWWTLKQAHKKNLLINDLRVITWCPRCETALALAEIDYHEKEDPSVYVKFPLEEEDHFILVWTTTPWTLPANMAVTVHPDFDYIYAKTGKETYLLAESLADAILGDYKIIKKVKGSELEGLKYEHPLKEEVPYHKNIKHHIIVGEHVTLTEGTGCVHTAPGHGPEDFEIGKKYGLPIFCPVDEAGKFKKEAGKYEGQFVKDADPYIIQDLKSKGLLFKSGTIRHRYGFCWRCKTPIIYLATQQWFLKITEIKDKMLDEIEKVEWIPSWAGESRFRNWIENAKDWTISRQRYWGIPLPIWICEKCGRIKVIGSIQELKENMIQGELKGDFIHRPYVDNIILECECGSQMKRTPDVLDVWIDSGVAGWASLYYPKEKRLFNRWFPYDFITEGHDQTRGWFYSQLGCGVIALDQVPYQKVLMHGFTLDEEGRKMSKSLGNVVEPEEVIEKYGVDVLRFYLLWANKPWEDLKFVWEELKNINKMFNILWNVYVFATTYMVLDDFNPYEHDEFKFRPEDQWILSRINSVAEKVTRALEKLLFHKATRELHDFIVEDLSRWYVRLIRSRTWIEKDDPDKIAAYYTLYNVLRTLIIIMSPITPHLTEDIYQNLVRGADPNVPESIHMLDWEYDPGLIDEDLEEKMDIVRDVIEACARARDKAKYKLRWPVRNITVVSEDKRILEAVESLKEVVMEQANTKGLDVTVEFERMKIHAKPNPKSLGPRLRGDMPLAMKKLQEEDGYNIKSILESEGVYTLTIKGKEVQLGEEDIIFETELPEDIVTAKFDGGSVFVDTKVTHEILSEAMARELIRRIQDMRKDLDLDVEAHIKVDVNCSKKFKDLVEPHREFIKNEVRAKTLSFQGEKIGYTKDWNISDEKLTISISKL
- a CDS encoding dihydromethanopterin reductase (acceptor), encoding MRIAWAFTGAGHLLLESVEELEKLAREHKVTIMVSRAAEEVLRMYGLFERVKKLEGGYYRELVLERDEGFSFPITGRLSLGRYDLLIVSPATANTVAKIVHGIADTLVTNAVAQAGKGKVRTIILPVDLEEGEVETVIPSKLELSICRRCETCNAAAACPQDAIIPGVEIQLLKCIGCGNCQRVCPYGAVSGGSIITLHMRSVDVENTRRLESIEGVQVIKEPKEFWDHL
- a CDS encoding methionine adenosyltransferase, which encodes MRNIIVEPLRQPSIEEQKIEIVERKGIGHPDSISDGIAESVSRALCNAYLEHFGAIMHHNTDEVQITAGESAPKFGGGEILRPISILLTGRGISEVDNEKIGLDCIAIGAAKEYLKENIRNLDVETCTVVECKIGHGSGELRDVFARRDSAPLSNDTSFGVGFAPFSETETIVLETERLLNSRKFKRKYPAVGEDVKVMGLREEDKITLTVAVAMIDKHIADLEEYIEVKNILEEKILDLSRRYTERSVEVFINTADRYDEEKPSVYITVTGTSAEMGDDGSAGRGNRANGLITPNRPMSMEATSGKNPINHVGKIYNLLANQMASDIIGEVEGVKQVHIMILSQIGKPINQPKTATSQVLLEEGYRIEDVEGDISGIMDEWLENIGAITDMLIKGKLKTF
- a CDS encoding DUF169 domain-containing protein, encoding MNKETSEKFTRLLNLEKEPVAIAWSVKEPEDIPREKGKSRFCEKIDKALEGEVFYSTAEEEECFGGARYSGMKDPKEFPKNMRTGAFLVAMGIHDSIQSVQRSWQKNMAIEPGIFSSILFAPLSKAKFTPDVIVIICNGKQAMELLHANAYDSISDALGADVGPICSTMGARPYLTGQVTYGFADVGSRRHMKNLKDEDVMVSIPYQHAKRIIHNLEEMKRLRG
- the glyA gene encoding serine hydroxymethyltransferase, translating into MVDNRIYAEKIRNFMKDHNKWMEDSINLIASENITSSRVKEALTSDLSHRYAEGLPGKRFYEGCYYIDKIEELAIDLCKKLFNAEHANVQPTSGVVANLASFFALTSVGDTIMALEIPYGGHLSHANVSAAGVRGLRIQAHPFDVERMNIDPEKMKKRIIELKPRLIILGGSLFLFPHPIEEAREAADEVGASIMYDGAHVLGLIAGKRFQDPLKEGADVLVGSTHKTFPGPQGGIILCGRELAERIDEAVFPGLVSNHHLHHVAGLGITAAEMLEFGEAYAKDTIRNAKKLAESLYELGFNVLCEDFGFTESHQLVMDVSDIGRAVEIAKRLEDNNIILNKNLLPWDDVNRSNDPSGIRIGTQEVTRRGMKESEMGEIAEYIKRVIIDKKDVKEEVSEFMSDYTRVHYAFEESEAYKYLDII
- a CDS encoding DUF192 domain-containing protein, giving the protein MTLLKVLNKTRNECLGNVKIADTFISRFKGLMFKKDIKGGLLLEMPDGRGCGGSSIHMFFMRIPLDVIFLDSEKRVVDLATLKPWQIYIPKKPAKYIIELPRGRIADSGTRIGDIIEFYK